The Xenopus tropicalis strain Nigerian chromosome 2, UCB_Xtro_10.0, whole genome shotgun sequence genome window below encodes:
- the ncdn gene encoding neurochondrin — MPDTAEKQSNEVKNPALEKCLEVLKGAQTDSEQFAALLLVTKCAQAEELNNEMRRTIFDAVGFTFPNRLLFSSSVPDGCPSHLFRSLGVTLLACFCTDPALAVHPQVINKIPIFNETVNTPCQSGNKELVSMVEDAYQCLLGILASPQGAKNLISHGSLPCLCQAYLNRNHCWEKALQILTSLLTVLPTKCWKKSCTDLQLLLTRLSEEFSKEEGERKFQLVDLLPAFLPPLPVLLETSWGEECLKQLCKGLLKILSNKLSISQRDPALKLGACLANAYGSSWIIVENKVERSRFLALIVNLACVEVRMALEDPEPLTSRQSSITACYALVEMGIQACTKEEKRPVLGQEQKLQLIGVMQEACASIIHYLQQFGWEMQEDPFLLASIRLLGAWLAEETACLKLEVIKLLPYLVHYMRTCHQRSVICRNLPKEVSQVALLSCSWGTIWPGDAIRFLLPALCHLSAEEAPRKVLISEGVPVLLCDYFQQQWDVLFAEDEPEGMQSAAELSLQTCCGVFLNLVVTEPTLVGQESSFVLLLKHLMQCLPTLLTKEGHLVLVANFATLGLMMSRLLAENSVLHESNSQEFFKATIHFLSHSHVPSCQTDAGKPVIMLSESYAEAWEEISELWFLGVQAFSNCVHLLPWLSTLVLSSGWLQESLCLLDNVSPKSVDSDLVTALQGMLIELAQSNSLCRDVIRKKGGAEKANLYGMAALEQCLAELS; from the exons ATGCCTGATACAGCTGAGAAACAAAGTAATGAGGTCAAGAATCCTGCTTTGGAAAAATGTCTTGAGGTTCTGAAAGGAGCACAGACTGACAGTGAACAGTTTGCTGCCCTGCTTCTG GTCACAAAGTGTGCACAAGCTGAGGAGCTCAACAATGAAATGAGACGGACGATTTTTGATGCAGTGGGCTTTACGTTCCCAAACCGCCTTCTCTTTTCAAGCTCTGTTCCAGATGGATGTCCCAGCCATCTTTTCAGAAGCTTGGGGGTAACACTGTTAGCTTGTTTTTGCACTGATCCTGCTCTGGCAGTTCACCctcaggtcattaataaaattCCCATATTTAATGAAACTGTCAATACTCCATGTCAGTCAGGTAACAAAGAATTAGTATCCATGGTGGAAGATGCATACCAGTGTCTTCTGGGTATATTGGCATCTCCACAGGGAGCAAAGAACTTAATATCACATGGTAGCCTACCCTGTTTATGCCAAGCATACTTAAATCGCAATCATTGTTGGGAAAAAGCTTTACAAATTCTTACCAGTTTGCTTACTGTATTGCCAACAAAATGTTGGAAGAAAAGTTGCACCGACCTTCAACTCCTTTTGACTCGGCTCAGTGAGGAGTTCAGCAAGGAAGAAGGTGAAAGGAAATTCCAGTTGGTGGACCTATTGCCTGCATTTCTTCCTCCGTTGCCTGTTCTTCTGGAGACCTCTTGGGGAGAGGAATGTTTAAAACAACTCTGTAAGGGGTTGCTGAAAATCCTTAGTAATAAGCTAAGCATATCTCAAAGGGATCCAGCTTTGAAACTTGGAGCATGCCTTGCAAATGCATATGGTTCTTCCTGGATCATTGTAGAAAACAAGGTTGAGCGATCTCGTTTCCTAGCCttaatagtgaacttggcatgtgtGGAAGTGAGGATGGCACTGGAAGATCCTGAACCATTGACCTCAAGACAGTCTTCCATCACAGCCTGTTATGCCTTGGTTGAAATGGGGATCCAGGCATGCACTAAGGAGGAGAAACGTCCTGTGTTGGGACAGGAGCAGAAATTGCAGCTCATAGGGGTCATGCAAGAAGCCTGTGCCTCTATCATCCACTATTTACAGCAG TTTGGATGGGAGATGCAGGAGGATCCCTTCCTGCTGGCTTCAATTCGATTGCTTGGTGCATGGCTAGCAGAGGAAACAGCTTGTCTAAAGCTTGAAGTCATCAAACTACTGCCATATCTGGTTCATTATATGCGAACTTGCCACCAGAGGAGTGTGATTTGCAGGAACCTTCCCAAGGAAGTGTCCCAGGTCGCTTTGCTGAGTTGTAGCTGGGGCACCATATGGCCTGGAGATGCAATAAG GTTTCTACTCCCTGCATTGTGCCATCTAAGTGCTGAGGAGGCACCACGTAAGGTGCTGATATCTGAAGGGGTTCCTGTCCTGCTGTGTGATTACTTCCAGCAGCAATGGGATGTGCTTTTTGCAGAGGATGAGCCTGAGGGGATGCAAAGTGCAGCGGAACTGAGTCTGCAGACTTGCTGCGGTGTTTTCCTTAATCTGGTGGTGACTGAACCTACTCTTGTAGG ACAGGAAAGCAGCTTTGTACTTTTATTGAAACATCTTATGCAGTGTCTTCCCACACTGTTAACCAAGGAGGGTCATCTGGTCTTAGTAGCAAATTTTGCCACACTGGGCTTAATGATGAGCAGATTGTTAGCTGAAAATTCAG TATTGCATGAAAGTAATTCACAGGAGTTTTTTAAAGCAACAATTCATTTCCTGAGTCATTCCCATGTGCCATCATGTCAGACGGATGCAGGAAAGCCAGTCATCATGCTGTCTGAAAGTTACGCTGAAGCTTGGGAGGAAATCTCAGAACTGTGGTTCCTTGGTGTACAAGCTTTCTCCAACTGTGTTCATCTATTGCCCTGGTTATCCACTCTAGTGCTTAGCTCAGGCTGGCTTCAGGAATCACTGTGCCTTCTGGATAATGTTTCCCctaaatctgtggattctgattTGGTAACAGCACTTCAGGGTATGTTAATAGAACTGGCCCAGAGCAATAGTCTTTGCCGAGATGTTATTCGGAAAAAAGGAGGGGCTGAAAAGGCTAATTTATATGGTATGGCTGCTCTAGAACAGTGCCTGGCAGAGTTGTCGTGA